The DNA window TTGGCTTGGCGAGCGCAATCCCAATCCCGCCGGGATCGGCTTTTATTACCTCGACCATCTCACTCACAATGTCTTCCGCGGCAACATGGACAAGTGGTGGGATTTCTACCGCAATCTGTTCAATTTCAAGCAGATCCACTTCTTCGACATCGATGGGCGCATCACCGGTCTGGTCAGCCGCGCCATCACCTCGCCCTGCGGCAAAATCCGCATCCCGTTGAATGAATCGAAGGACGACACCAGCCAGATCGAGGAATATCTGAAGAAGTACCGGGGCGAGGGCATTCAGCACATCGCCGTTGGAACGGAGGATATTTACGAAGCGACCGACCGCCTGGCCGATAATGGCCTGCGCTTCATGCCGGGGCCTCCCGAGACCTATTACGACATGTCCTATGAACGGGTGAACGGCCATAGCGAGCCGGTCGACCGCATGAAGAAGCACGGCATCCTGATCGACGGCGAAGGCGTGGTAAACGGCGGCATGACAAAGATCCTGCTGCAGATCTTCTCCAAGACGGTGATCGGCCCGATCTTCTTCGAATTCATCCAGCGAAAGGGCGATGAGGGCTTCGGCGAAGGCAATTTCCGGGCGCTTTTCGAGTCGATCGAGGCCGATCAGATCAAGCGTGGTGTCATCGGCACGGCAGCGGAGTAAACTCTACGGCGCAGTGGAGTTCTCGGGGAGGAGTTGAGATGGACCAGACATCGATCCAGGCTGCCGACGCGGAAGCGACGACGGCAAGCACACTGAAATATATGCCGGGCTTCGGCAACGATTTCGAGACGGAGTCGCTGCCCGGCGCCTTGCCGCAGGGCCAGAACAGCCCGCAGAAATGCAATTACGGTCTTTATGCCGAACAGCTTTCCGGCTCGCCCTTCACCGCGCCGCGCGGCACGAATGAAAGATCCTGGCTATATCGCATTCGCCCTAGCGTGCGTCACACCCGCCGCTTCTCGAACGTCTCCTATCCGCTCTGGAAAACCGCGCCCTGCCTGGACGAACATTCGCTGCCTCTCGGCCAGCTTCGCTGGGATCCCATCCCCGCGCCTGAGGAGAAGCTGACCTTCCTGGAAGGAGTGCGGACGATGACCACGGCAGGCGATGCCGTGACTCAGGTCGGCATGTCGGCGCATGCCTATGTTTTCAACGAAGACATGGTCGACGATTATTTCTTCAACGCCGACGGCGAACTGCTGATCGTGCCGCAGCTCGGCGCCATCAGAGTGTTCACCGAAATGGGCATCATGGACGTCGAGCCCTTGGAAATATGCCTCGTTCCCCGTGGCATGATGTTCAAGATCACGACAGTCGGCGAGCAGGCGGTTTGGCGCGGCTATATCTGCGAGAACTACGGCGCGAAATTTACGCTGCCGGACCGCGGACCGATCGGCGCCAACTGCCTGGCGAACCCGCGCGACTTCAAGACGCCTGTCGCCGCTTTCGAGGACAAGGAAAAAACCTGCCGCGTCCATGTGAAATGGTGCGGCAAATTCTATGTCACTGAAATCGGCCACTCGCCCCTTGATGTGGTTGCCTGGCACGGCAACTACGCGCCCTACAAGTACGACTTGCGGACGTTTTCGCCGGTTGGCGCCATCAGCTTCGATCATCCCGACCCGTCGATCTTTTCGGTTCTGACTGCGCCTACCGAAGATGCAGGCACGGCGAATGTCGATTTCGTGATCTTTCCGCCGCGGTGGCTGGTCGCCGAGCACACCTTCCGCCCGCCCTGGTACCACCGCAACATCATGAGCGAGTTCATGGGCCTGATCCATGGCCAGTATGACGCCAAGGAGGAGGGCTTCGTGCCAGGGGGGATCAGCTTGCACAACATGATGCTTCCCCACGGACCTGATGCGCTCGCCTTCGAAAAGGCATCCAATGCCGAGCTTAAAGCGGTGAAGCTCGATCACACCATGGCCTTCATGTTCGAGACCCGCTACCCACAGCAGCTGACCAAATATGCAGCCGAGCTCGAAACGCTGCAGGATGATTATCTCGAATGCTGGGACGGATTGGAACGCAAGTTCGACGGGACACCGGGCATCAAGTGACAGGATCGGCGAAGCTTCCTCCGGCATTGGAATTGACAGATGAAACTTGCGACTTTGAAGGATTCCACCAGGGACGGCCGCCTCGTCGTCGTGTCCCGCGATCTGACCCGCTGTTCGGAGGTGGGCCACATCGCCCGCACCCTGCAGGCGGCGCTCGATGACTGGGAGCATGTCGCTCCGAGGCTTCGGCTGGTTGCCGAAGGCATCGAGACGGGAGCTCAGCCGACCATGCGGTTTCACGAACATGACGCCGCATCGCCTTTGCCGCGGGCGTATCAATGGGCCGATGGTTCCGCCTACGTCAACCATGTGGAACTGGTGCGTAAGGCGCGCGGAGCCGAGATGCCGGCGAGCTTCTGGACCGATCCACTGATGTATCAAGGCGGTTCGGACGGTTTTCTTGCGCCGCGCGATCCAATCCTGATGGAGGACGAAGCCTATGGGATAGACATGGAAGGAGAGGTTGCCGTCATCACCGGCGACGTCGCCATGGGGGCGAGCCCGGAAGCCGCCCGCCGCGCCATTCGTCTGGTGATGCTCGTCAACGACGTGTCGCTGCGCGGCCTGATCCCGGAGGAGCTGGCCAAGGGGTTTGGCTTCTTCCAGTCCAAGCCGGCCTCTGCATTCTCGCCCGTCGCGGTGACGCCGGACGAGCTCGAAGAGGCGTGGGATGGCGGCAAGCTGCACTTGCCTCTGCTTGTGAGCCTGAACGGCAGACTATTCGGCAAGGCGAATGCCGGCATCGACATGACATTCGATTTCGGCCAACTGCTCGCCCATGCGGCCAAGACCCGCCACCTCGTGGCCGGAACGATTATCGGCTCCGGCACGGTCTCTAACAAGCTCGACGGCGGCCCCGGCAAGCCCGTGGAAGCGGGAGGAGACGGCTATTCCTGCATTGCCGAACTGAGGATGATTGAGGCCATCGAGAGCGGTGAGGCGAAGACGCCCTTCATGAAGTTCGGCGACCGGGTCCGCATCGAGATGAGGGATCATGCCGGCCATTCTATCTTCGGCGCGATCGAGCAGACCGTCGGAAAATACGAGGGAGCCGACCCGCGATGAGGGAGGTGGTTCTCTACGACTATTGGAGATCGTCGGCGAGTTACCGCGTCCGAATCGCGCTCAACCTGTTGGATATTGACTATCGGACGATTCCGATCAACCTGCTGGACGGCGCGCATAAGGCGGCGGATTATCTCAGGCTCAACCCGCAGGGCCTCGTGCCGACATTGGTGATTGATGGCAAAACGCTGACGCAGTCGCTGGCGATCATCGAGTATCTCGCCGAGCTTCGGCCGGAATACGGATTGCTGCCGTCGGACGGCCTCGACCGCCAGCATGTGCGTGCGCTTTCATATGCGATCGCCATGGACATCCATCCGATCTGCAACCTGCATGTCGTCTCGCATCTTAAGACGCTGACCGACAAGGCCGAGGCTCGCGAGGAATGGATGAAGCATTTCATCGGCGATGGACTTCGCAAGCTGGAGATCATGCTCGGCGAATCCTATAGCGCGTTCAGCTTTGGCGGCAAGCCAACGATGGCGGACCTCTGTCTCGTTCCCCAAGTCTACAATGCCCGCCGCTGGGGAGTGGATATGACCACTTTCAGTCGCATCGCCGACATCGACGCCAGATGCGCCGAACTCCCCGCCTTCCAGGCAGCGCATCCGGATCGCGTAAAACCGTAGTAACTACTCGTCTCGCCACGAAGAGAATATCGCAGCCTGGCCCAACAGCTTGCCCGCTTCATCGATGAGTTGCCAGACAGTGAAGTTGTCGACCCAGAAACGGCGGCGCGATTTCGCGACCCTGAGGCCGCGTCCGTTGTCGACGAAACCATCGCGCGTGACGGCATCGAGCAGCCGCTGGCGTTCGGCGCGATCAGGCTGCTCGGCCGAAAGTCGCGACGGCAGCAAGATGAATTCGTCCCAGCTATATTCGAAGCAGTTCTGCGCAGTCCTGTTTGCATAGATGAAGCGCGGGTCGGGCAGGGTATTGTGGGCGAGGACCACGAAAGGCGCATGATTGTAGAGCCAGTCCGGCCCTTGCCCACCCTCGATAAGAGCGCGGCCGACGATGCGCTGGTAGCTGCCGGTAAGAAGAGAGAAGAAATCGGGATCATTCTTCAGGTCGAGGGCGTGATTGTCATAGGTAGAAGTCACGAACGGCCTCGTGGTCAAATGTGTCGGTGCAGGCGACATAGCCAATATCGATTGCAGGCGTCTATGACGCCTTCGGGACTGCGAAGGGCCGGCATTTACCTTGTCTCATCACTTCTGATTGTGACGCTTGCCAGAAGATCGCCCTTGTGCATTGATCTTGAGCTGCTGGGGCAGCTGTCAACATTCTCTGCGAAGCTATTGTTGTTCGGACCGTAATTGGCATGGGCAAGGGACCCGATACGCTGCGGGCGTGCAAACGGCGCGACGAACTCGGTCCGCTGCTCAATCGCGCCGACTGGTGCTACTGGGAGTGGCACAAATGCGATGCCAACTCTCGGAGGTACGCAGAGTAGATATTGCCGGTCTGCAGGCAGCGACCGCAAAGTTCGGCAGCTTGCCTGAAGGAAAAGATCGGTGAAAACTCACATTCCTCAGTGAGGCCGAGCATGTCGGAAGATGAGCATGCCCCATCGAATGCTGTCTTTTCGGGATCCGATGAGCCCGAGAAGCCCGCTGAGCGCTTTAAACTCGGCCTCTGCCTTTCGGGCGGCGGCTATCGGGCCATGCTTTTCCATGCGGGATCGCTCGCGAGGCTCAACGAGGCTGGTCTTCTGGCGAAGCTCGATATGATTTCATCTGTCTCTGGCGGATCTATCGCATCTGGTCTGTTGGCCTATGTGTGGCCACGGCTGGTGTTCCAAAACGACGTCGCCGTCAACTTCAGGACGGAATACGTGGATCGCATTCTCGCCTTCAGCCAGGTGTTTGCGGATGGACCGAGCTTCCTGAAAGGGGTGTTCAATCCGTTCTCGAGCGCGGCCGAGGAAGCCGCCAAACTCTATGAGCGACATCTATTCGATGGAAAGTCGCCAACCCTCAGAGATCTTCCACGCTCGCCCTGGTTCGTATTTTGTTCCAGCAATCTCAGCACTGGTTCGCTCTTCCGAATGTCGAACCGCTATATCGCGGATTACCGGATCGGGGTGTCGTTTCATCCCGCACTTTCGCTCGCGACCGCGGTTGCCGCTTCGGCGGCGTTCCCTCCCGTGCTGTCGCCGCTGCGATTGGAGCTGTCGCAGTTCCCCTGGAAAAGAGAAAAGCTCGATGACACCGTTGGCGATCCCGTTGCGCCGGAAAGGGCCATATTGAGCGACGGCGGCGTTTACGACAATCACGGCATCGAGCCGGCGCTGAAACGCTGCGAATGCCTGCTCGTCAGCGACGCCGGCGCGCCTTGGCGGACGTCCACCCGCGGATACTGGAACTATCTCTCCCAGCTCAACCGGGTGGTCGATACGATGGACAATCAGGTGCGGTCGTTAAGGCGGCGAGACCTGATCGGCGGCTTCAAGGCTGCAAAACGAGCCGAGACCCTCGGTCTCGACGATTTCTCGAAATCGGCTCTGCGCGCAAGAACGCGCGGCGTCTATTGGTCGATCGACAGCAAGGATGCCGAGCTCAAGCCATATGCCTCTTACACGCTGCCGGAGTCATCGGTCGTTCCCTCCGAGATCGGCACCTACCTTCATTTCCTCGGAGCGAGAGAAACGGAGCATCTGACGAACTGGGGGCACTACGTGTGCGATGCGATGCTCAACCGGTTCTATCCAGCACCCCTGGCCCCCTCGTCCGGACCGCCGTTGTCCGCCGGGGCCGTGAAGCCGTCTTGGGGGGCGAGGGCGAGCAAGCGCCTGTTCGACATTCTGCCCTTTTAACAATGGCCGGAGGTGCCGGGCTACCCGACCGTGTGCCATGTCCGCCAAAGTCAACCGGAAGGTGGCCTATTATCCCAAGGATCGCGGGGTTACGAACCGCTCGAGATAACCGGTGCCCGGCGCAATCTCGTCCCATCCGTCGAGATCGAGATCGATGGCAGCAAGTCCCGCCGTCGGGAACTTTTCCCGCATGCGTCCCACGGCATCGGCATCGCCGTCCGCCACGATAAGCGAGGCCGCATTCGCCATGCCGGGATTGTGGCCAACGATGAGCAGCGTGCGGATATCAGGTTCGACGGCGCGGATCACATCGAGGATCCGCTCGGCCGACACCTCGTAGATATCAGCCGTCTCGTGTTCCGAGACCTTTTTCGAAAAGGCCCGGCGGATGAGGTTCCAGGTTTCCTGCGCCCGGCGGGCCGGCGAGACGAGGGCAAGATCGGGGATCAGCTTTTCGCGCGCCATATAGGTGCCGATGACGGGTGCTGCCTTGCGCCCGCGATCCGCCAATGGCCGTTCACGGTCGGGCACACCGTCGGGCCAGGCGGATTTGGCGTGGCGCAGAAGGATGAGGCGGTGTTTCGGCATGGGGTTGAGCGTCATTCTATCGCGAGGCCGATGTCGTCGGTTAGAGCTTCGTTTCGTGTTGACTCCCGGAGCGGTCCTGCCTTCGCTTTGTCAACATACTGAAAAGTGGCGCTTGTAAGGATTCACCCGTTGAACAGGAGCCATGCGTCGCCGCGTTGGCGTTCGACTGCGAGTACCGCCAGTAATACGATGATCACCAGCCCCATGATCACGAGCAGCCTGCTCAATGGTCTCGTGGACGTTCGAGGCCTTTATGCTGGCGCGAACATCACGATGGTGCGTAAGTAGGCCTTCCAACGGAAGTAAGGTCAACGGGCTGTTCTTTCTCAATGATCAATCTCGCATCCTACTTCGGCCTTTTTGCAGCCGCGCTCGGTGCGGCGACGATCCTGCCGATGCAGTCGGAGCCGGTGCTGGTGGGTCTTCTTCTCACAGGAAAGTTCTCCGTTCCGGCTCTGCTCGCCATCGCCAGCGTCGGCAACACGCTTGGAAGCGTCGTCAACTGGTTCTTGGGCCGCGGCATCGAAAGGTTCCGGGACCGTCGCTGGTTTCCAGTCGGCGAGGAGGCGCTCGAACGTTCGTCCCGCTGGTACCGAAAGTATGGGAAATGGACGCTGCTCCTTTCCTGGATGCCGATATTTGGAGATGCTCTCACGGTTGTCGCCGGAGTGCTCAGGGAGCCGCTGCTTCCGTTCACTATCCTCGTGTTCGTCGCCAAGACGGGCCGCTACGTCGTGCTGACGCTGGCCACGCTACAGTTCCTGGGCTGACCGCTTCCGGCGCGGAAAGACGATCCGATCCACCGTCTCGTCGCGGGCGACGAGCGTGTGCCAGGCGGCAGCGGCGAAGTGCAGCGCGACCATAGCCAATATGATCTTCGATCCGACAACGTGATAAGGGGCGATCCGGAACCAGAAGTAGCTCGCGAGGAATCCCGTGCAGGCCTGCCCGATGATCGCGGCGTAGAAGGCGTAGTGCAGCATCGTTGCCGCCCGCCCTGCCCAGGTGCTGGGTTGGTTGGTCTGAGGTGGCTGCACGACACGAAGAACCAGCCGCAGACCCATCAGCAGGCCGATCGCAATTCCTGCGTAGTTGTGGAGGTGGTGCTGGACGACGTCCCAGTACGAGGGTGTCATGCCCATGTGGACAGCGTGGTGGGTTCTCTCGATGCTGCCGCCCGTCAGATACTGGACCGGCACCAGGAGGGCGACCAGCCAGTGAAGTCCTATCTGGGCCAGCGAATAGCCGCCTTTCATCGATTCCCCCCGCACGAGAGACGCAGACTAGCCGGCAGCGGTTAATGGTTTCTGATCGGCAGGTGGCCGAAACACGAGCCGCCCGGATCACCGCTGCTTGGAACATTTCTGCTCACATATGGTTGTATGGCGGAACGGAAAACCAGCCAAATGAGACTTGGGAGCATATTCCGCTACGCGCAGGTGCTGGTCGTCGCCCTGATGATTGCGGCGAATCCTTTCGGCATCGCCACGCCCTTGGCGCCTCTCCAAGGTCGGCACTGTGCGGTCGCCGCGGAGCATCACCACCTCGGGAATTCTTGCGGACACCGGACGGCGTGCTGTTCCGCAATGCACTGCTGCCAGATACTCCCGGAACGCGATGCCATTGCGGCTCCTCGGACCGAATCCATGCGCCATGACAGTGTGCCGGAGAGCTACCGGCCGCTGCTGTTGATCCGGCCAATCGATCCTCCTCCCCGAGATTTTCCCGCCTGAGCCCAATCCATCCTCAATCATATATCGGAGCACGATCATGAACACCCTCGCCACTCTCGCTTTTTCCGCGGCTGTCGCCACTGTCTCGTTCGCAATCCTACCGCCTGCCGCTTCTGCCCAGTCGGCGATGGCCTATCCTGAGAAATGCAAGACCGAAGGCATGAAGACGGACATGTCGAAGAACGACATGTCGACGGGAGGCATGCCTATGGGCGAAATGACCGACTACCAGAAGGCGTCGATGGACGGCATGAAGGACATGCACATGAACATGATGCAAGGAATGATGAAGAAGGACGCCGACGTCTCCTTCGTCTGCGGCATGATCGCCCACCACATGGGTGCGATCAGCATGTCGGAAGTTGAACTCAAATACGGCGACAACGAAGGTGCCAGGCAGATGGCCCAGAAGATCATCGATGCCCAGAAGAAGGAGATCGAAGAGATGTCCAAATGGGTGGACAAGGAAGCAAAGTAGGAGATTCCGTCATGCATCACATATCGACCGAGATGAAGGCCTGCATCGACAATTGCCTGGCCTGCTACAGCGAATGCCTGTCGATGGCCATGGGCCATTGCCTGGAACTCGGCGGAGACCACACGAAACCCCCGCACTTCAAGCTGATGATGGCCTGCGCGGAGATCTGCCGGACCTCTGCGCATTTCATGCTGATCGGCTCGGATCACCACAAGCATGTCTGCCGGGAATGCGCCGAAATCTGCGCCCAATGCGCCGAGGACTGCGAGCGGATCGGCGACATGCAGAGCTGCGTCGAGGCCTGCCGCCGTTGTGCCGAGAGCTGCAGCAAGATGGCGGCGTGAGGGCGTCCGCCTTCGTCTTGCCCAGTTGAACACGGATATCCGTCGCAGGTGGCATGGCGACGGATTTCGGAACGCAGCATTTATGAGACAGACCGATTACGTGATCAAGTGTGGACTGGTTGCCTTGATGGGCGCGGTCTTGACAGCGGTGGCGACGCTTGCCGCCGAGGACGTCGTCGCGCTTCGGCAGGCGGACATGAAGGCTATGGCGGCGGCTGCGAAGACGATCTCGGGCATGTTTAAGGATCCCTCGAGCTACAGCGCTGCCGAGTTCAGGTGGGCCGCCGGCACCATCCGTGACAAAGCAGGGAGTGTCCTCTCCGGACACTTCACATCCGAGGCCGCCAGCCCGCAATCGAAGGCCCGTCCGAACATCCTCGATGAGCGGGATCGGTTCGATCGCATTGCGAACGACCTGCGCGACTACGCTGTCGCATTGGACGCCGCCGCGGAGAAAAATCCCGGACCGATGCCTGCCAGCATGCGTATGAAACCTGGAGAAGCCATGGGTGGCGGCCCGCTCGGTACCCAGGTCCGCGGTGAGCAGGAGCTCTCGGCGATGCCCGCGGAACACGCCTTCCACCTCATGCTCCAGACCTGTACGACCTGCCATGCCAAATTCAGGATGGAATGAGGGCGGCACTGGCATCGGAAATTGCTCGCAAAAAGTTCCAGGGTCGTGTGGAGCGAGGATGATCCAGATCTTAATGAGAGGGCTGGATTGAGGCAGCTACCGCCCGCCGTGTTCCGTCTTCAGCCCTGTGAGCCCGAAGCGGGTGTTGATCGCGGGCGATGGCGCTTCATTGCCCATATTGGCGAACTCGTCGATGATCGGGCAGTCGGGCCGCTCGTCGCCGTGGCAGTGCTTGACGAGATGCTTGAGCGTGGCCGTCATTGCGTGGATCGCCGCCGCCTTGCGCTCGAGTTCCTCGATGTGCTCGCGGGCGATGCTCTTCACGTCGGCGCTCGCTCTCGACCTATCCCGCCAGAGGGCCAGCAGCGTCTTCATCTGTTCGATGGAGAAGCCCAGGTCCCGGGCTCTGCGTATGAACCGCAGGGTGTGGATATCGTTCTCGCCGTAGGTTCGGTAGCTGGACTCCGTGCGATGCGCGGGCGTGATCAGCTTTATCTGCTCGTAGTACCGGATCATCTTGGCCGACACGCCGCTGACCTTTGCTGCTTCTCCGATGTTCATTTTGCGCTCCTGTGAATACGGAAGGTGCGCCGTCGGTGACGACGCTGTGCCTCAAAGTTGGATTCGGCGAAGGCGGAGGGCATTACCGAGGACGAATACGCTCGATATGGCCATAGCGCCGGCGGCGAAGATTGGCGAAAGCAGGGTGCCGTTGACCGGGTAGAGAATGCCGGCCGCAACTGGCACCAGGCTGGCGTTGTACACGAACGCCCAGAACAGATTTTGCTTGATGTTCCGGATAGTCGCGTGGCTCAGCTCGACGGCCCTGACGACGCTAGTGAGGTCTCCGGACATCAGCACGACGTCGGCGCTCTCAATGGCGATGTCGGTGCCTGTGCCGACGGCAAGTCCTACGTCCGCTTCCGTCAGGGCCGGGGCGTCGTTGATGCCGTCGCCGACAAAGGCGACCTTGCCGCCTTCGCGCAGCCGCTTGACGGCCTCAACCTTGCCGTCCGGCCGCACCTCCGCGATCACCCGGTCGATGCCAAGCTGGGCGGCGACAGCCTCCGCGGTGCGACGGTTGTCTCCCGTGATCATCGCCACTTCAAGGCCAAGGGCATGCAGGGACCTGATCGCCTCGGGCGTCGTCTCCTTGACGGGGTCCGACACGGCGACGATCGCCGCAAGCCTGCCGTCCACGGCGACATAGAGCGGAGATCTACCCTTGCTCGAGAGTTCTTCGGCGAGCGGGGCGAATCCTTCCACGGATACGCCCTCGCGAACCAGCGCCCGATCCGCGCCGACGAGCAGCGACCGGCCGGCTACGGATCCGTTCACACCATATCCCGGAGACGCCTCGAATCCTTCCACGCCGCCGAGCGCCAGTCCCTCTGCCTCGGCAGCCTTCACGATGGCTTCGGCGATCGGATGCTCCGACAGCGCCTCGAGGCTTGCAACCCAGGCGAGGACCTCCTCGCGCAGGAAGCCTTCGGCGACCCTGAAGTCGGTTAGCTCCGGCCTGCCCTTCGTCAGCGTTCCGGTCTTGTCCAGGGCGACGACGCGGGCCTCGCGGAGGCTCTGCAGCGCTTCGCCCTTGCGGAACAGAATTCCCAGCTCGGCCGCACGGCCCGTACCGACCATGATCGACGTCGGCGTCGCAAGGCCCATCGCGCACGGGCAGGCGATGATCAGGACGGCGACGGCGTTCACCAGTGCGAAGCTCAGCGCCGGGGAGGGGCCGAGGACCATCCAGGCGCTGAAAGTCAGCAGCGCGGCGACGATGACGGCGGGAACGAACCAGCCTGTCACCCTGTCCACCAGGGCCTGGATCGGCAGCTTGGATCCTTGCGCGGCCTCGACCATCCGGACGATCTGCGCGAGCACGGTATCGGCCCCGACCTTCGTCGCGCGAAACGTGAACGAGCCCGTCTTGTTGATCGTGCCGCCGACCACCTCGCTTCCAACGGATTTCGAGACAGGGACGGGCTCGCCGGTGATCATGGCCTCGTCGACGTAGGAATCACCAGAGACCACCGCACCGTCCACCGGAACCTTCTCTCCGGGTCGGATGCGGATCACGTCCCCGACCACGACCTCGTCGATCTCGACTTCCACGAAGTTCCCGGACCGCTCCACGAAGGCGGTCTTGGCCTGCAGGCCGAGCAGCCGCCTGATCGCCTGGCTCGTCTTTCCCTTCGCGCGGGCTTCGAGGTAGCGGCCGAGCAGTATGAGGGTCACGATGACGGCCGCCGCCTCGTAATAGACGTTCACAGTTCCTACAGGCAGGGCGACCGGGATGAATGTCGCTACGGCGGAATATGCCCAGGCCGCGGAGGTCCCGAGCACCACCAGCGAGTTCATGTCGGGAGCCAGTCGGAGGAGGCTGGGAACGCCCTTCCGGAAGAACGCCAGACCGGGCCCGAACAGGACGATGGTCGCGAGCGCGAATTGCAGGTAGAGGCTCTCCCGCATCCCGAAGGTGTCCATGACGAACTCGTGGACGCCCGGTATGAAGTGCGAGCCCATCTCGATCGCGAACAGCGGCAGAGTGAGAATGGCGGATACACCAAGTCGGACTGCGAGCGAGCGCATCTCGATATTGCGGCGGTCTGCGGCCGCGGGCTTATGCGTCTGGCCTTCGGATTTCGGCTCATATCCAGCCGTGCGGACCGCGTCCTCCAATGCGCGCACGGACGCCGCACCCGCCGCGTAGCGGACGGTCGCCTTCTCGGTCGCCAGATTGACGTCGACCACGCCAGGAACGGCTTTCATAGCGCGCTCGACCCGGGAGACACAGGAGGCGCAGGTCATGCCTTCGACAAGCATCTCCAGGGTCTCGATTCGGGCTTCGTAACCTGCGCTTTCGATGGCTTGCAGGACAGCGGCCGCGTTCACCGTGTCCTTGAATGTCACCGTCGCACGTTCAGTCGCGAGGTTCACTGACGCCGCGTCGACGCCTTGAACGGCCTTGATCGCCCGTTCCACTCTGGCCACGCACGACGCGCACGACATGCCCTCAATTCCGAACTCGGTCAGAATTGGCAACGCTGTCGATTTTTCGATCTTGGATATGGCAGTCATGGGATTGTCCCTTGTTGAACTGCACATATAGGTAATCCTTCCCATCATGGGAAGGTCAAGGTCGGGAGGTGGCGATCGCTGTCTAGTTGCCCAAAAATATGCTAGGCTCTTCTGCAATCTAGGGACGATCGATCGTTGCCCATGATGCAAGCACCAGTAGGAGTGGCGATGGAAAGTGATGTGAAGCAGCGGCAGGACCCGGCTCGAGCGCCGGCCACCGTTGCGTTCATAGATATTGCAGGATTCAGCGCCATCGCGGACGTGTATGGCGACGCGGCCGCGATTGACGTGCTTGAGGTATTCGAGAGCATGGTTCGTGACGCCCTCAGCGGCTATGAACCCCCGATAAAATGGATCGGCGACGAGGCAATGCTGTCGTTTCCTGAGCCCGATACAGCGATCCAGGTACTCGGGTCGCTGTTGCAGGCCTGCCGTAGAGAACCACGGCTACCGCTCACCCGGGCGGGGCTGAACCACGGGCCGGTCACCTGCAGAGCAGGCGATCTCTTTGGATCGACCGTCAACATCGCCGCACGAATAGCCGCGCTCGCGTCGCCCGGTCAATTGCTTGCCACTCAATCCGTTGCCGAGGCGGCTGTCGCCAGAGGTATCTTGGTGCGAGACCTCGGACTGGTGGCGCTCAGATCCGTGGCCGGAGAAATCCCTCTCTATGAGATAGAGCTTGCTCCGTCGGCTGACCCGGCCTGGATCGACCCGGTGTGCAAGATGCATGCACCGTATTCGTCCTATAGGCGGGCCGCCCCAGAGGGGCCGTGGTTTTGTTCGCCGCGCTGTGAGGAAGCATATCGACGGTCGCCGCAGACCTATGAGTCACCCAGGTGATCGTTGCGACTTCGGGGCAGAACGCCTGTCAGCCAGGTGTCCGCTGCGAAATCAGATCTGTCTGAAACTGGATGGATAACCCGCTTTCTCAATGGCCGTATT is part of the Rhizobium bangladeshense genome and encodes:
- a CDS encoding SixA phosphatase family protein, which translates into the protein MTLNPMPKHRLILLRHAKSAWPDGVPDRERPLADRGRKAAPVIGTYMAREKLIPDLALVSPARRAQETWNLIRRAFSKKVSEHETADIYEVSAERILDVIRAVEPDIRTLLIVGHNPGMANAASLIVADGDADAVGRMREKFPTAGLAAIDLDLDGWDEIAPGTGYLERFVTPRSLG
- a CDS encoding YqaA family protein, coding for MINLASYFGLFAAALGAATILPMQSEPVLVGLLLTGKFSVPALLAIASVGNTLGSVVNWFLGRGIERFRDRRWFPVGEEALERSSRWYRKYGKWTLLLSWMPIFGDALTVVAGVLREPLLPFTILVFVAKTGRYVVLTLATLQFLG
- a CDS encoding cytochrome b codes for the protein MKGGYSLAQIGLHWLVALLVPVQYLTGGSIERTHHAVHMGMTPSYWDVVQHHLHNYAGIAIGLLMGLRLVLRVVQPPQTNQPSTWAGRAATMLHYAFYAAIIGQACTGFLASYFWFRIAPYHVVGSKIILAMVALHFAAAAWHTLVARDETVDRIVFPRRKRSAQEL
- the copM gene encoding CopM family metallochaperone: MNTLATLAFSAAVATVSFAILPPAASAQSAMAYPEKCKTEGMKTDMSKNDMSTGGMPMGEMTDYQKASMDGMKDMHMNMMQGMMKKDADVSFVCGMIAHHMGAISMSEVELKYGDNEGARQMAQKIIDAQKKEIEEMSKWVDKEAK
- a CDS encoding four-helix bundle copper-binding protein, with product MHHISTEMKACIDNCLACYSECLSMAMGHCLELGGDHTKPPHFKLMMACAEICRTSAHFMLIGSDHHKHVCRECAEICAQCAEDCERIGDMQSCVEACRRCAESCSKMAA
- a CDS encoding cytochrome c, encoding MRQTDYVIKCGLVALMGAVLTAVATLAAEDVVALRQADMKAMAAAAKTISGMFKDPSSYSAAEFRWAAGTIRDKAGSVLSGHFTSEAASPQSKARPNILDERDRFDRIANDLRDYAVALDAAAEKNPGPMPASMRMKPGEAMGGGPLGTQVRGEQELSAMPAEHAFHLMLQTCTTCHAKFRME
- the cueR gene encoding Cu(I)-responsive transcriptional regulator, which codes for MNIGEAAKVSGVSAKMIRYYEQIKLITPAHRTESSYRTYGENDIHTLRFIRRARDLGFSIEQMKTLLALWRDRSRASADVKSIAREHIEELERKAAAIHAMTATLKHLVKHCHGDERPDCPIIDEFANMGNEAPSPAINTRFGLTGLKTEHGGR
- a CDS encoding heavy metal translocating P-type ATPase, which translates into the protein MTAISKIEKSTALPILTEFGIEGMSCASCVARVERAIKAVQGVDAASVNLATERATVTFKDTVNAAAVLQAIESAGYEARIETLEMLVEGMTCASCVSRVERAMKAVPGVVDVNLATEKATVRYAAGAASVRALEDAVRTAGYEPKSEGQTHKPAAADRRNIEMRSLAVRLGVSAILTLPLFAIEMGSHFIPGVHEFVMDTFGMRESLYLQFALATIVLFGPGLAFFRKGVPSLLRLAPDMNSLVVLGTSAAWAYSAVATFIPVALPVGTVNVYYEAAAVIVTLILLGRYLEARAKGKTSQAIRRLLGLQAKTAFVERSGNFVEVEIDEVVVGDVIRIRPGEKVPVDGAVVSGDSYVDEAMITGEPVPVSKSVGSEVVGGTINKTGSFTFRATKVGADTVLAQIVRMVEAAQGSKLPIQALVDRVTGWFVPAVIVAALLTFSAWMVLGPSPALSFALVNAVAVLIIACPCAMGLATPTSIMVGTGRAAELGILFRKGEALQSLREARVVALDKTGTLTKGRPELTDFRVAEGFLREEVLAWVASLEALSEHPIAEAIVKAAEAEGLALGGVEGFEASPGYGVNGSVAGRSLLVGADRALVREGVSVEGFAPLAEELSSKGRSPLYVAVDGRLAAIVAVSDPVKETTPEAIRSLHALGLEVAMITGDNRRTAEAVAAQLGIDRVIAEVRPDGKVEAVKRLREGGKVAFVGDGINDAPALTEADVGLAVGTGTDIAIESADVVLMSGDLTSVVRAVELSHATIRNIKQNLFWAFVYNASLVPVAAGILYPVNGTLLSPIFAAGAMAISSVFVLGNALRLRRIQL